The proteins below come from a single Aegilops tauschii subsp. strangulata cultivar AL8/78 chromosome 6, Aet v6.0, whole genome shotgun sequence genomic window:
- the LOC141025336 gene encoding uncharacterized protein, whose amino-acid sequence MSTSRSAEETSQVAIAFLDSDDDEGKAPLSFERANTTVSTVKDIPSIVNPDIFGNIGDDAPLSFRRAGEEHGPQLSFKMASISVLKNRRSFVSPDTFGNIGDNAPLSVRRAGEEHGPWLSFKRASTSVLKNKRSFVNPDIFGNIGDNAPLSFRRDGEEHGPRLSFKRAITSVKNRHSFVNPDICAPLSFRSAGEEHGPLLSFERASTSVQDRPSVVNPTLFDKYDVKAPLSFRRATTSVKNTPSVTNPVIDNDDDEAPLLSFEQKSEDHAKSGSGNGGSQGGRPKKKYKSITSILSTEETMEQKASNQGQQYSISRCMEVLHGMDDVSDEIKVLASDVLKDASSREFFLCYESRLRGLWLKKEVAKLGTQLPP is encoded by the exons ATGTCTACTTCCCGATCTGCAGAAGAAACCTCCCAGGTGGCAATTGCTTTTTTGGACAGTGATGATGATGAGGGCAAGGCCCCATTATCCTTCGAGAGGGCAAATACGACTGTCAGTACTGTGAAAGACATACCTTCCATTGTGAATCCTGATATTTTCGGCAACATTGGTGACGATGCCCCATTATCCTTTAGGAGGGCTGGTGAAGAACATGGGCCCCAGTTATCCTTCAAGATGGCAAGTATCTCCGTACTGAAGAACAGGCGCTCATTTGTGAGTCCTGATACTTTCGGCAACATTGGTGACAATGCCCCATTATCCGTCAGGAGGGCTGGCGAAGAACATGGGCCCTGGTTATCCTTCAAGAGGGCAAGTACCTCTGTACTGAAGAACAAACGCTCATTTGTGAATCCTGATATTTTCGGCAACATTGGTGACAATGCCCCATTATCCTTTAGGAGGGATGGTGAAGAACATGGGCCCAGGTTATCCTTCAAGAGGGCAATTACCTCTGTCAAGAACAGGCACTCATTTGTGAATCCTGATATTTGTGCCCCATTATCCTTCAGGAGTGCTGGTGAAGAACATGGGCCCTTGTTATCCTTCGAGAGGGCAAGTACCTCTGTGCAGGACCGGCCCTCGGTTGTGAATCCTACTTTGTTTGACAAGTATGATGTCAAGGCCCCATTATCGTTCAGGAGGGCAACTACCTCTGTGAAGAACACGCCCTCGGTTACAAATCCTGTTATTGACAATGATGATGACGAGGCCCCATTACTTTCCTTCGAGCAAAAAAGtgaagatcatgccaaatcaggGAGTGGAAATGGTGGATCACAAGGTGGAAGACCCAagaagaaatataagagcatcaCATCGATACTAAGCACTGAAGAAACCATGGAACAGAAAGCATCAAATCAAGGACAACAATACTCAATCTCAAGGTGCATGGAGGTGTTGCATGGCATGGATGATGTATCCGACGAGATCAAGGTCCTTGCCTCCGATGTTTTGAAGGATGCATCAAGTCGAGAGTTTTTTCTATGCTATGAATCAAGACTCCGTGGTTTGTGGTTGAAGAAGGAAGTGGCTAAACTTGGCACTCAATTGCCTCCAT GA